ATATCCAAATAAGCCTAATCACGTAATAAACGGTCTAAAGGATGTAAAAACACCAAAACAAATACATCCTTCATTCTATGGATGTTATGACTGGCACTCCTCTGTGCACAGCCATTGGTTATTAGTATATATACTTAAAAATTTCCCACAATTAAAAATAGCTGACAATATAATAGATAGATTAAATGAAAACTTAACAACAAATAACATTTTAAAAGAGATTGAATATATTAATGATGAAAACAGAAAAAGCTTTGAAAGACCCTACGGTTGGGCTTGGTTATTAAAACTTTATGAAGAATTATATACATGGCAAAATGATTATGCAATTAAATGGAGAGAAGCTATCGAGCCATTGGCAAAACTTGTGGCTAGTAAGTATAAGGAGTATTTCCCCAAGCAAACTTATCCAATAAGGACGGGCACCCACTCCAATACTGCATTTGGACTAACATTCGCCTATGATTACGCTATAACAATAGGTGATAATAAACTAGAGAATATAGTTGCAGAAAGAGCAAAAAAATATTTTTTAGATGATACAAATTATCCTGCAGAATTAGAACCAAATGGTAATGACTTCTTATCCCCTTGTCTAACAGAGGCTGACTTGATGCGCAGGATTTTAACTAAAACTGAATTTTCTAATTGGTTTCATAAATTTTTACCAAATATTGCAGATAATAAACCGGAAAGCCTCCTAAATCCAGCAGTTATTACTGATAGGTCAGATCCACAAATAGTACATTTAGATGGGCTAAATTTAAGTAGGGCATGGTGCATGTATGGCATTGCAAAAACCCTAGATAAAGATGATCCTTCTAGAAAAATTCTTTTAGAATCAGCTGAAAAACATGCTAAAAGTGCACTTGCAAACGTTACTAGTGGATTCTATGAGGGAGAGCATTGGCTTGCAACATTTGCAGTATACATGATCAATGTTTTTAATAATTATTAATACTTTTATATTTAATACCAAAGATTATAAAAAGATTATAAAAAGATTATAAATCATCATTTACTAAATGAGAATAAATAGCAAATTGTTTTGCAACCCTGGCGCTTCTGCCACCCCTATTAGTTGCAAAATTCTCAGCTTTTTCTTCTAAATTGTCTAAATTAACTAAATATTTATCTAGATAATACCTGACTACCGTTATATACTCTCTTCTTGTTAACAGTGGAAAGGTTATTGAAAGGCCAAATCTAGCAAACAGCGATAATTGTTCATTTTCTAAATCATTACTGTAAACATCATCCTTGGGTTTCATTGTTTCTTTTACAATATGCCTCTTATTTGATGTAGCAATATATAAAAGATTAATAGGTTTTTCCTCTAAACCCCCTTCCATTATTGATTTAAACCTTCTAAAACTTATATCGCTATTGTCAAAAGATATGTCATCAAAATACACTATAAAGTAATATTTATTATTAGTTCTAACAAATCTATATATTTTATAGATACCTTCTATATATTCTTGAGAACACTCAATAACTCTTAAATTTCTCTGCTTATACAAATTTAAGAGTAGTTTAACTAGGGAAGACTTACCAACGCCCCTTGGCCCCCAAAAAAACATATTCAAAAAGGGCTTGTCCTCTATAAAATTTTCGATATTTCTTTTTGATAATTGCTTTTGCCTATCTAAAAACAATAAGTCACTTTCTTCTATCTTCTCAATTGTATCAATTACTTCAATCTCAGAGCCATTCCATCTAAATGCAATATTTTTATCTAAATCCATATCTATAAAATATTAGCAATATCTTTAGCAAAGTAAGTTATTATTATATCAGCTCCCGCCCTTTTAATAGATGTAAGTATTTCTCTAGCAATCTCTTTTTCGTTAATAATACCCTTCTCTGCTGCAGCTTTGACTAATGCATATTCGCCAGAAACATTATAGGCTGCAATTGGTACAACAAAATTCTTTTTAAAATCGCTTATTATATCAAGATATGACATTGCTGGTTTAACCATAAGTATATCTGCTCCCTCTTCTAAATCTAGCTTTGCTTCCTTAATCGCTTCTAATCTATTTGATGGATCCATTTGGTAGGTTTTTCTATCCCCGAATTGCGGAGTGCTTTCAGCAGCATCTCTAAAAGGTCCATAAAAGGCAGATGCATACTTTGCAGAATAGCTCATAATAGGTATATTAATAAAACCATTCTTATCCAACTTATCTCTAATTGCTTTAATCCGGCCATCCATCATATCACTTGGTGCAACCATATCAGCACCGGCCTTTACATGGGATAAAGCTTCGTCTGATAATATTATAAGTGTTTTGTCATTGTCTACATAACCATCTTTAATTATTCCGCAATGCCCATGATCAGTATATTCACAAAGGCAGACATCTGTAATTATATATAGATTAGTATTTTCTTTAATTGCTCTAATAGCTCTTTGTATAATACCATTTTCATCATAGGCAGATGAGCCAGTAGCATCCTTTAATTTTGGTATTCCAAATAATATAATAGATGTAATACCTAGCTTTTCTATCTTAATAGCCTCTTTAACAGCCTCATCTATGCTTAATTGAAAGATTCCTGGCATTGAGCTTACTTCTTTTTTACCACTTACAAGCTCAGAAACGAACATAGGATATACAAAACTATCAATATTTAAAAAGGTCTCCCTTACCATTTTCCTTATTTTTTCGTTGTATCTAAGCCTTCTTGCTCTTAATTCTGGAAACTTCATAAACTAACCTCCAACTCTTAATTTAACTATAACATCTAATACACACTCTTCTGTAAATGTATTCGGATAAAAAGTTTCTAAATTATATTTATTTAAAAAATTTGCAGTCTTTATACCAATACTTACTATTTTTATAGAATGTAAGAGATTAATATCAACTTGACTTATTAAGCTTTTAGCAGCTGAAGGTGAAAACAGGGTTATAATATTAATATTATTATCTTTAATAAAATTCTCTACATAACTATCTGGATATTTTACTGATTTTGTTTCATATATATCTAATGTTTTTACTAAACAATTCTTTTTACATAAATAATCTATTAATTCAGTATCTCTTTTGCTTGAGCCTGGTATTAAAATTTTCTTATTAGAAACACCTAATTCATCAAAAAGCCTAATCAAACCACTCTGCGAATATTCTTCAGGGATGTAGTTGACATTAATTCCTGCCTTTTCTAATGCTTCGGCAGTTTTTGAGCCAACAGCGATGACATTGCAAAGGTTCAAATTAAATTTACTTATAGAATCCAAAAAATATTTGCATGCGTTTTTACTGGTAAATACAATATAATCATAATTAATATCATCTAGCTTGTAATCTAATTTTTCTATTCTAATTAATGGCAATAAAAAGGGATAAAACCCATTTTTTGATAATAAATTTATGAAATTAACTGATTGCTCAGGGGTTCTTGTAACAAGAACATTCATTAAAGGATTCCCTCTAAAATTCTACTACCCCCTTTATTTAATAACTCATGAGCAAGCTCTTTCCCTGCTTCTTCTGCTTTTTCAATATTTGCTTCTTTATAGCCTAAAACATAATCCTTGCCATCAATTGATGAGATAAAAGCATTAAGGACTATTTTTTTACTATCTACTATATTACAGAAACAACCCAAAGGTACTTGGCAGCCCCCTTCAACAACTTTCAAAAAAGCTCTCTCAGCCTTTGCAGCAATATTTGATTCGCTATCATTTAAAACTCCTAATAAATTTTTTGTATCAATATCATCCTTTCTTGTCTCAAGAGCTATAACACCTTGTCCAATAGCTGGAATCATAATATTTGTATCTAAGACTTCAGTTATTTCATTTGATAAATTTAGCCTAATTAGACCTGCAGCTGCAATTACTATTGCATCATATTCACCTTTTCTCAGCTTGTTAAGCCTTGTATTAACATTTCCTCTTAGATCTTTAATCTTTAAATTCTTATTAAATCTTAGTAGCTGACTCTTCCTCCTTAAACTACAAGTACCCACTACTGAACCATCTACTAATTCATTTAAAGAATTATATTTATAAGAGATAAAAGCATCTCGTGGGTCTTCTCTTTTTAGTGTTGCTATTATTTCTAATTCTTTAGGTATTTCTGCTGGAACATCTTTCAAACTATGTACAGCTACATCAATATCCTTCTTTAATAATACCTCCTCAATCTCTTTCAAAAACAAACCTTTTCCACCTATGTTTGCAAGAGGGGCATCCCTGAATTTATCACCTGATGTTTTTATCTTAACAACCTCTGTTTCTATATAGGGGTACTTAGCTTTCAAGTTTTCTATTACCTGTTCAACCTGTTTTAGGGCTAACCTACTTCCCCTAGTTCCAATTCTAATCTTTCTTTTTATCATCATTTAAGTCAAAGAGTATTCTTATTGCCTCTGTTAATGAAAATTTTTTATCATCTAAGCTATTGATTTTAATATTAATAATAGGTTTGTGCAACAATTTATTAGCATAATCACTTAGAGCTCTATTCAACTTTTTTATTTCCTCTTTATCTTCTATTTTCTGTTTACTTTTTTGCCTTTCTAATTCTATTTGTTTGATTTCATCAAAATAATTACGCATTGCAACAATTACTGGTGAAATTTTAATAGTTTTTAACCATCTATAATAATTATTAATTGAATCTTTTATATAATATTTAGCCTTTTCAATCTCTTTTTTTCTCTTTTTTTTGTTCATCTCTACA
This genomic stretch from Deferribacterota bacterium harbors:
- a CDS encoding uroporphyrinogen-III synthase; this translates as MNVLVTRTPEQSVNFINLLSKNGFYPFLLPLIRIEKLDYKLDDINYDYIVFTSKNACKYFLDSISKFNLNLCNVIAVGSKTAEALEKAGINVNYIPEEYSQSGLIRLFDELGVSNKKILIPGSSKRDTELIDYLCKKNCLVKTLDIYETKSVKYPDSYVENFIKDNNINIITLFSPSAAKSLISQVDINLLHSIKIVSIGIKTANFLNKYNLETFYPNTFTEECVLDVIVKLRVGG
- the hemC gene encoding hydroxymethylbilane synthase, producing the protein MMIKRKIRIGTRGSRLALKQVEQVIENLKAKYPYIETEVVKIKTSGDKFRDAPLANIGGKGLFLKEIEEVLLKKDIDVAVHSLKDVPAEIPKELEIIATLKREDPRDAFISYKYNSLNELVDGSVVGTCSLRRKSQLLRFNKNLKIKDLRGNVNTRLNKLRKGEYDAIVIAAAGLIRLNLSNEITEVLDTNIMIPAIGQGVIALETRKDDIDTKNLLGVLNDSESNIAAKAERAFLKVVEGGCQVPLGCFCNIVDSKKIVLNAFISSIDGKDYVLGYKEANIEKAEEAGKELAHELLNKGGSRILEGIL
- a CDS encoding DUF815 domain-containing protein, whose amino-acid sequence is MDLDKNIAFRWNGSEIEVIDTIEKIEESDLLFLDRQKQLSKRNIENFIEDKPFLNMFFWGPRGVGKSSLVKLLLNLYKQRNLRVIECSQEYIEGIYKIYRFVRTNNKYYFIVYFDDISFDNSDISFRRFKSIMEGGLEEKPINLLYIATSNKRHIVKETMKPKDDVYSNDLENEQLSLFARFGLSITFPLLTRREYITVVRYYLDKYLVNLDNLEEKAENFATNRGGRSARVAKQFAIYSHLVNDDL
- the hemB gene encoding porphobilinogen synthase — translated: MKFPELRARRLRYNEKIRKMVRETFLNIDSFVYPMFVSELVSGKKEVSSMPGIFQLSIDEAVKEAIKIEKLGITSIILFGIPKLKDATGSSAYDENGIIQRAIRAIKENTNLYIITDVCLCEYTDHGHCGIIKDGYVDNDKTLIILSDEALSHVKAGADMVAPSDMMDGRIKAIRDKLDKNGFINIPIMSYSAKYASAFYGPFRDAAESTPQFGDRKTYQMDPSNRLEAIKEAKLDLEEGADILMVKPAMSYLDIISDFKKNFVVPIAAYNVSGEYALVKAAAEKGIINEKEIAREILTSIKRAGADIIITYFAKDIANIL
- a CDS encoding DUF2891 domain-containing protein; translated protein: MKVINILTIIILLSYSSLLLAEDSNMNIEITNDTVENLALLPLNCIQQEYPNKPNHVINGLKDVKTPKQIHPSFYGCYDWHSSVHSHWLLVYILKNFPQLKIADNIIDRLNENLTTNNILKEIEYINDENRKSFERPYGWAWLLKLYEELYTWQNDYAIKWREAIEPLAKLVASKYKEYFPKQTYPIRTGTHSNTAFGLTFAYDYAITIGDNKLENIVAERAKKYFLDDTNYPAELEPNGNDFLSPCLTEADLMRRILTKTEFSNWFHKFLPNIADNKPESLLNPAVITDRSDPQIVHLDGLNLSRAWCMYGIAKTLDKDDPSRKILLESAEKHAKSALANVTSGFYEGEHWLATFAVYMINVFNNY